A section of the Rhodothermus profundi genome encodes:
- a CDS encoding SPOR domain-containing protein: MSEPLINQLAERLGCAPEAAEAALRQLVAQLQQQLEQEGQTSLPGLGHLIRSEEGLRFEPDAALAQAVNHRFAGLEPVTVEPPAAQSYRKTEVIPPEESTSEEVAAPTSPFYEVEGPAESQETPAEEAAPEEPPHEAEAQPTPSPEVTSEAEPEPTPTEAAPEPPPASPPEPPLRPPRPPRIRVEEERRRGLPIWVPAALLVVMLGAVAVWFLLFSRPSEPEVPPPAPPQTETERLAPPETTVAALPPPVDTAVAEPETPTTEAPPARPPTGSYALIVGSVTSQAAAERLADRYRRALANQDLPVTVVATPMNGTTRYRVAVGRYGSPEEALAAKRQLSNVLPPDAWVLRLPSTIQ, translated from the coding sequence ATGTCTGAGCCTCTGATTAATCAATTGGCCGAACGACTTGGTTGCGCTCCAGAAGCCGCCGAAGCGGCTCTGCGTCAGTTGGTTGCCCAGCTCCAGCAGCAACTGGAACAGGAAGGCCAGACTAGCTTGCCCGGGCTGGGCCATCTCATCCGGAGTGAAGAAGGGCTGCGGTTTGAACCAGACGCAGCGCTGGCCCAGGCCGTCAACCACCGTTTCGCCGGGTTGGAACCGGTTACCGTAGAGCCACCTGCAGCCCAGTCCTATCGCAAAACTGAGGTTATCCCGCCAGAAGAAAGTACCTCGGAAGAAGTTGCAGCCCCTACTTCTCCTTTTTATGAAGTAGAAGGCCCTGCCGAATCCCAGGAAACTCCGGCTGAAGAAGCCGCCCCTGAGGAACCTCCTCATGAAGCTGAAGCGCAACCTACCCCGTCTCCGGAAGTCACTTCGGAGGCCGAGCCCGAACCAACACCCACTGAAGCGGCACCCGAACCCCCTCCTGCTTCGCCTCCAGAACCGCCCCTGCGGCCTCCCCGTCCTCCTCGCATTCGGGTTGAAGAAGAGCGCCGTCGTGGTCTTCCAATATGGGTTCCTGCTGCGCTGCTGGTGGTGATGCTTGGCGCGGTGGCGGTCTGGTTCCTGCTGTTTTCTCGTCCATCAGAACCAGAAGTGCCCCCCCCAGCTCCTCCCCAGACTGAAACGGAAAGGCTGGCTCCCCCTGAAACGACTGTCGCCGCCCTGCCTCCTCCAGTCGATACGGCTGTGGCCGAACCCGAGACTCCGACTACGGAGGCACCTCCTGCCCGGCCTCCTACAGGAAGCTACGCACTGATTGTTGGTTCGGTGACAAGCCAGGCAGCCGCCGAGCGGCTGGCCGATCGTTATCGTCGCGCCCTGGCAAACCAGGATCTACCCGTAACGGTCGTGGCCACTCCAATGAACGGAACCACTCGGTACCGCGTGGCGGTTGGACGGTATGGTTCACCGGAGGAAGCGCTGGCGGCTAAACGTCAGCTTAGCAACGTGCTGCCTCCGGATGCCTGGGTGCTACGCCTACCTTCCACAATCCAATAA
- a CDS encoding HU family DNA-binding protein yields the protein METPTPEQVAQALAELVQDALMRGESVHVPGLGTFYVDHRSSTTERLPDGRVVLHPPRDLPAFTPETS from the coding sequence ATGGAAACGCCTACCCCGGAACAAGTAGCGCAAGCGCTGGCTGAGCTGGTGCAAGATGCGCTGATGCGCGGCGAGTCGGTACACGTTCCCGGTCTGGGAACCTTTTACGTGGACCATCGCAGCAGCACGACCGAGCGGCTGCCGGATGGACGGGTCGTGCTGCATCCACCGCGCGATCTGCCTGCCTTTACTCCTGAAACCTCCTGA